A stretch of Nilaparvata lugens isolate BPH chromosome 12, ASM1435652v1, whole genome shotgun sequence DNA encodes these proteins:
- the LOC111053981 gene encoding uncharacterized protein LOC111053981, with amino-acid sequence MPIKIKITDLEDNSSIYMYLRQRSERSESDIGRNINNKGPENNGVSTCNYGDDERSNFWFWYEYDVAPRDNPAMPYNYECGKEVYNYGGASSYNYGGNVPEKGPYHDVGLNNQISPYNYECGKEVYNYGGGNAGITSYNYGRNVPDKGPYYDVGVSAYNCGKEVYNYGGVTSYNYGEKVPDKGPYYDVGVNNQISPYQYGNKEVASCNYQCTAQISPNCYSGGFKGVSPSPYQGEVDMKKSPMECPPRDIPRITSTMNCPPRDIPRITSTMNCPPRDIPRIMSTMNCPPRDIPRITSTMNCPPRDIPRIMSTMNCPPRDIPRIMSTMNCPPRDIPRITSPMNCPPRDIPRITSPMNCPPRDIPRITRLKCKRKCCKKLKTQGKDIKITPMSAEGLSEVGPIAKKYLKKNGDFIFGIHFDKEANAFKVGRDLVMVDGNDLVLNFEEEVMRYTGTEGLWRLITQDMSYFDEDYYFSDEDWVVYMELLLRTNYHQCSDTVAKDDDPENITPMFLCCLGLGAGGVAVGGAGGLAVGGAGGLVAGGAGGLVVGGAVGGAVGFAGGVGFTLATLLGLKFAANLGKVLTSALYTVLSKKANFIAGALGGMAQAGVNIYGKIGQLKDGIYDALKNLAPKPISWGTYLKDKMSDLFWGAVGKIVPISPGGGPDLSYLKFWEWFKCPTCILFKELDELLRLLISLQKPETSPNKQCGFNQNCLLFWILERIVACFGKEGGCEKLIDWLKINVPLIISSGLLRQLIENLPWGYQQKTNPICGPQTKPAQQDKDCSNQGQRYKWYLDLDIKLEAEVRVGVEVLDVLFKEDPQFFEKIEGSINLPCKELNEALKSLLEFLKNYFQIESQGECLI; translated from the exons ATgcctattaaaataaaaataaccgaCCTTGAAGATAACTCAAGCATTTACATGTATTTGAGACAAAGATCAGAAAGATCTG AATCAGACATTGGGAGAAACATCAACAATAAAGGACCCGAAAATAACGGAGTTTCGACATGTAATTATGGTGATGACGAAAGATCCAACTTTTGGTTTTGGTATGAATATGATGTTGCTCCCAGAGATAACCCAGCTATGCCCTACAATTATGAATGTGGAAAAGAGGTATACAATTACGGAGGAGCTTCATCTTACAATTACGGAGGAAATGTACCAGAAAAAGGACCATACCATGATGTTggattgaataatcaaatttcacCCTACAACTATGAATGTGGTAAAGAGGTATACAATTATGGAGGTGGAAATGCAGGTATCACATCTTACAATTATGGGAGAAATGTACCAGACAAAGGACCATATTATGACGTTGGAGTTTCAGCTTATAATTGTGGAAAAGAGGTATACAATTATGGAGGTGTTACATCTTACAATTACGGAGAAAAAGTACCAGATAAAGGACCATACTATGATGTTGGAGTAAATAATCAGATCTCACCTTATCAATATGGGAATAAAGAAGTTGCATCCTGTAACTACCAATGTACAGCTCAAATTTCCCCTAACTGTTACAGTGGTGGCTTCAAAGGAGTTTCACCAAGCCCCTATCAAGGAGAGGTTGACATGAAAAAGTCACCCATGGAATGCCCTCCCAGAGATATCCCACGTATAACGTCAACCATGAATTGCCCTCCCAGAGATATCCCACGTATAACGTCAACCATGAATTGCCCTCCCAGAGATATCCCACGTATAATGTCAACCATGAATTGCCCTCCCAGAGATATCCCACGTATAACGTCAACCATGAATTGCCCTCCCAGAGATATCCCACGTATAATGTCAACCATGAATTGCCCTCCCAGAGATATCCCACGTATAATGTCAACCATGAATTGCCCTCCCAGAGATATCCCACGTATAACGTCACCCATGAATTGCCCTCCCAGAGATATCCCACGTATAACGTCACCCATGAATTGCCCTCCCAGAGATATCCCACGTATAACAAGGCTGAAATGTAAGAGGAAATGTTGCAAAAAACTTAAAACACAAGGGAAAGACATCAAAATAACACCGATGTCAGCGGAGGGGCTCTCTGAGGTGGGCCCGATTGCTAAGAAGTACTTGAAGAAAAATGGTGATTTTATTTTTGGGATACATTTTGACAAGGAGGCGAATGCGTTTAAAGTGGGGCGAGATTTAGTGATGGTTGACGGGAATGATTTGGTGTTGAATTTTGAAGAAGAAGTGATGAGATATACTGGAACAGAAGGACTTTGGAGGTTGATAACCCAAGACATGAGTTACTTTGATGAGGATTACTATTTTTCAGACGAGGATTGGGTGGTGTATATGGAGCTCTTGTTGAGGACAAACTACCACCAATGTAGTGACACTGTAGCCAAGGATGATGACCCTGAAAACATCACTCCGATGTTCCTCTGCTGCTTAGGTCTGGGAGCTGGAGGTGTAGCAGTGGGTGGAGCAGGGGGGTTGGCAGTCGGGGGTGCAGGGGGATTGGTTGCAGGGGGTGCCGGAGGTTTAGTGGTGGGGGGAGCAGTTGGAGGAGCGGTAGGGTTTGCTGGTGGGGTAGGGTTCACTCTAGCAACACTGTTGGGTTTGAAGTTCGCTGCTAACCTGGGTAAGGTTCTCACAAGTGCCCTGTACACAGTACTCTCAAAAAAGGCAAATTTTATAGCGGGAGCACTTGGGGGCATGGCGCAAGCTGGTGTAAACATTTATGGGAAAATTGGACAACTGAAGGATGGTATCTATGATGCACTGAAAAACTTAGCTCCCAAGCCGATCAGTTGGGGAACGTATCTGAAGGACAAAATGTCCGATTTGTTCTGGGGGGCGGTTGGTAAAATTGTCCCAATATCCCCAGGTGGAGGACCTGATTTGAGTTATCTGAAGTTTTGGGAATGGTTCAAATGTCCCACCTGTATCCTCTTCAAAGAGTTGGATGAACTTCTACGCCTGTTAATCAGTCTCCAAAAACCGGAAACCTCTCCCAACAAACAGTGTGGCTTCAACCAGAACTGCCTCCTATTCTGGATCTTGGAGCGGATTGTGGCATGTTTCGGGAAGGAAGGTGGATGTGAGAAGCTCATTGATTGGCTGAAAATCAACGTACCATTAATTATCTCCAGTGGTTTACTGAGACAGCTGATAGAGAATCTTCCCTGGGGTTATCAGCAGAAGACTAACCCGATCTGTGGACCCCAGACTAAACCTGCCCAACAGGATAAGGATTGCAGCAATCAAGGCCAGAGGTACAAATGGTACTTAGATCTGGATATCAAGCTGGAGGCTGAGGTGAGAGTTGGTGTGGAAGTGTTGGATGTCTTGTTCAAGGAAGATCCTCAGTTCTTTGAGAAAATTGAAGGATCCATCAACTTGCCTTGCAAGGAGCTCAACGAGGCTCTCAAGAGTCTGCtagagtttttgaaaaactatttcCAAATAGAGAGCCAAGGTGAGTGTCTTATATGA